One segment of Mycolicibacterium baixiangningiae DNA contains the following:
- a CDS encoding fumarylacetoacetate hydrolase family protein: MRLGRIASPDGVAFVSVEGAPGDPATVVKEIAEHPFGTPTFTGRSWPLADVRLLAPILASKVVCIGKNYAAHIEEMGGGHFPDPVIFLKPNTSIIGPNIPIQLPANANPVHFEGELAVVIGRPCKDVPAARAAENILGYTIANDVSARDQQKQDGQWTRAKGHDTFCPVGPWIVTDVDPSDLELRTEVNGEIRQLSRTSLMLHDIGAIVEWISAVMTLLPGDLILTGTPEGVSPIEDGDTVSVTVENIGTLTNPVVRKGK, translated from the coding sequence ATGCGCCTTGGTCGAATCGCCAGCCCCGACGGGGTCGCCTTTGTCAGCGTGGAGGGCGCTCCCGGCGACCCTGCCACGGTCGTCAAGGAGATCGCCGAACATCCCTTCGGTACCCCCACCTTCACCGGACGGTCCTGGCCGCTGGCCGACGTCCGGCTGCTCGCCCCCATCCTGGCCAGCAAGGTGGTGTGCATCGGGAAGAACTACGCCGCGCACATCGAGGAGATGGGCGGCGGCCACTTCCCCGATCCGGTGATCTTCCTCAAACCCAACACCTCCATCATCGGGCCCAACATCCCGATTCAGTTGCCCGCCAACGCCAACCCGGTGCACTTCGAAGGTGAGCTGGCGGTGGTCATCGGCAGGCCGTGCAAGGACGTGCCCGCCGCCCGTGCGGCCGAGAACATCCTGGGCTACACGATCGCCAACGACGTCTCAGCGCGCGATCAGCAGAAGCAGGACGGCCAGTGGACCCGCGCCAAGGGTCATGACACGTTCTGCCCGGTGGGCCCGTGGATCGTCACCGACGTCGACCCCTCGGACCTCGAATTGCGCACCGAGGTCAACGGGGAGATCAGACAACTCAGCCGGACGTCGTTGATGCTGCACGACATCGGGGCGATCGTGGAGTGGATCTCGGCGGTGATGACCCTGTTGCCCGGAGACCTCATCCTCACCGGGACCCCGGAGGGGGTGTCGCCGATCGAGGACGGCGACACGGTGTCGGTCACCGTCGAGAACATCGGCACGCTCACGAACCCCGTTGTGCGCAAAGGTAAATGA
- a CDS encoding 3-isopropylmalate dehydrogenase, giving the protein MNLAIIAGDGIGPEVIGEAVKVLDAVLPDVEKTSYDLGARRYHATGEILPDSVLEELKAHDAILLGAIGDPSVPSGVLERGLLLRIRFVLDHHINLRPAKLYSGVTGPLAGNPDIDFVVVREGTEGPYTGTGGAIRVGTPNEVATEVSLNTAFGVRRVVDDAFRRAQQRRKHLTLVHKNNVLTFAGALWWRTVQELAAEYPDVDIAYQHVDAAMIHIVTDPGRFDVIVTDNLFGDIVTDLAAAVCGGIGLAASGNIDATRTNPSMFEPVHGSAPDIAGQGIADPTAAIMSVALLLAHVGESDAAARVDKAVEAHLATRGDEKLGTGAIGDRIVGLL; this is encoded by the coding sequence ATGAACTTGGCGATCATCGCCGGAGACGGCATCGGACCCGAGGTGATCGGCGAGGCCGTCAAGGTCCTCGACGCGGTCCTGCCGGACGTCGAGAAGACGAGCTACGACCTGGGTGCGCGGCGTTACCACGCCACCGGGGAGATCCTTCCCGATTCGGTGCTCGAGGAACTCAAGGCCCACGACGCCATTCTGCTCGGGGCGATCGGCGATCCGTCGGTGCCCAGCGGTGTTCTCGAACGCGGTCTGCTGCTGCGCATCCGGTTCGTCCTCGACCACCACATCAACCTGCGGCCGGCCAAGCTGTACTCCGGGGTGACCGGTCCGCTGGCCGGTAACCCGGACATCGACTTCGTCGTGGTCCGCGAAGGCACCGAAGGGCCCTACACCGGCACCGGCGGGGCGATCCGGGTCGGCACGCCCAACGAGGTGGCCACCGAGGTGAGCCTCAACACCGCCTTCGGCGTGCGCCGCGTCGTCGACGATGCATTCCGCCGCGCCCAGCAGCGCCGCAAGCACCTCACGCTGGTGCACAAGAACAACGTGCTGACCTTCGCCGGTGCGCTGTGGTGGCGCACCGTGCAGGAGTTGGCTGCCGAGTACCCGGACGTCGACATCGCCTATCAGCACGTGGACGCCGCGATGATCCACATCGTCACCGACCCCGGCCGGTTCGACGTCATCGTCACCGACAACCTGTTCGGCGACATCGTCACCGACCTCGCCGCCGCGGTGTGTGGCGGAATCGGGTTGGCCGCCAGCGGCAATATCGACGCGACGCGCACCAACCCCTCGATGTTCGAACCGGTGCACGGCAGCGCCCCGGACATCGCGGGTCAGGGCATCGCGGATCCCACGGCGGCGATCATGTCGGTGGCCCTGCTGCTGGCGCACGTCGGCGAAAGCGACGCCGCCGCACGCGTCGACAAAGCGGTGGAAGCGCATCTGGCCACCCGCGGTGACGAAAAACTGGGCACCGGCGCCATCGGTGACCGGATCGTCGGTCTGCTGTAG
- a CDS encoding MFS transporter — MTAPVIGTVRRWSMLALGVTATMCANVFIYGAAFLIPTLHTERGLDLALAGLMASMPSFGMVVTLIAWGYVVDRVGERFVLTVSSALTAAAAFGAAAVESLPAVGALLFVGGMAAAGSNSASGRLVVGWFPPRQRGLVMGMRQASVPLGVGLGALVIPRTAQSQGVAAALLFPAVVCAAAAVLCLLGVLDPPRPPRAEAPAEDLANPYRGTAVLWRIHAVSVLLVVPQAVIWTFTLVWLMSERGWSAASAGALVTFAQILGAGGRIGAGYLSDRVGDRLRPIRWIACAAAAILALLALTDALGSPISVTLMVVASVITVSDNGLAFTAIAEIAGPFWSGRALGTQNTSQHLASAASAPAFGGLIGLFGYPAAFAALAVLPLLALPLVPVHAPPGRH, encoded by the coding sequence ATGACCGCTCCGGTGATCGGCACAGTGCGCCGCTGGTCGATGCTGGCGCTGGGCGTCACCGCCACGATGTGCGCCAACGTCTTCATCTACGGCGCGGCGTTCCTGATCCCGACCCTGCACACCGAGCGCGGGCTGGATCTCGCGCTGGCCGGGTTGATGGCGTCCATGCCGAGTTTCGGCATGGTGGTCACCCTGATCGCGTGGGGTTATGTCGTCGACCGCGTCGGTGAGCGCTTCGTACTGACGGTCAGCTCCGCGCTCACCGCGGCCGCGGCCTTCGGTGCCGCGGCGGTGGAATCCCTTCCCGCCGTGGGCGCCCTGCTCTTCGTCGGCGGCATGGCCGCGGCCGGCAGCAACTCCGCCAGCGGCCGTCTGGTGGTCGGGTGGTTCCCGCCTCGCCAGCGCGGCCTGGTGATGGGGATGCGCCAGGCATCGGTTCCGTTGGGAGTCGGCCTGGGCGCGTTGGTGATTCCGCGTACCGCACAGAGCCAAGGGGTCGCGGCGGCCCTGCTGTTCCCGGCGGTGGTCTGCGCGGCCGCGGCGGTCTTGTGCCTGCTGGGCGTGCTCGATCCGCCGCGACCGCCGCGTGCGGAGGCGCCAGCCGAGGACCTCGCCAACCCGTACCGGGGCACCGCGGTGCTGTGGCGGATCCACGCCGTGTCCGTGCTGCTCGTGGTGCCGCAGGCGGTGATCTGGACGTTCACGCTGGTGTGGCTGATGTCCGAACGCGGATGGTCGGCGGCGTCCGCGGGCGCCCTGGTGACTTTCGCGCAGATCCTCGGTGCGGGCGGTCGCATCGGCGCCGGATACCTGTCCGACCGGGTCGGCGACCGGTTGCGGCCGATCCGCTGGATCGCCTGCGCGGCGGCGGCGATCCTGGCACTGCTGGCGCTGACCGACGCGTTGGGCTCCCCGATCAGTGTCACGCTGATGGTGGTGGCGTCGGTGATCACGGTGTCGGACAACGGTTTGGCATTCACCGCCATCGCCGAGATCGCCGGACCGTTCTGGAGCGGACGCGCATTGGGCACCCAGAACACCAGCCAGCACCTGGCGTCCGCCGCTTCCGCTCCGGCCTTCGGTGGGCTGATCGGGCTGTTCGGGTATCCCGCGGCATTCGCGGCGCTGGCGGTGCTACCTCTGCTGGCGCTCCCGCTGGTGCCGGTGCACGCGCCGCCAGGACGGCACTGA
- a CDS encoding alpha/beta hydrolase family protein: protein MWRSVAAVVLLLGGLSVLTPVPSASAAAPNWSGLDARAYTGNIPAPGTLIRDVPLSPELSVRGAGAAYRILYATRDQHDAPAVSTAAVFLPHGEPPHGGWRTVAWAHGTVGLGDDCTPSALPRNPRDDEYLTHWLDQGYAIVATDYTGLGTPGLMSYLNSVATARAVVDSVVAAHGFGLPLSPKWAIVGQSQGGAAAVSSARWATEFSAGSGLDYRGVVATGTPANIEKVIERAAPDMALPPALGPAANSYAAYILAAFREARPDLGVDSVLSPQGLDAATLAETLCYAALDAALAGRTPAEFFRAPLASLPGAAEALDAYMGLPVSGYDRPIFLGVGLLDRDVPPDSTLSLYDQLSANGQDVTLRVYPDQDHGGTVLASLPDSTPFLRTALAGGQGG, encoded by the coding sequence ATGTGGAGATCTGTCGCCGCCGTGGTCCTGCTGCTCGGCGGCCTGAGCGTGCTGACCCCGGTGCCGTCGGCGTCGGCCGCAGCGCCGAACTGGTCGGGGTTGGACGCCCGCGCCTACACGGGCAACATCCCGGCGCCCGGCACGCTCATCCGCGACGTGCCGCTGAGCCCGGAACTGTCGGTGCGCGGCGCCGGCGCGGCGTACCGCATCCTCTACGCGACCCGCGATCAGCACGACGCGCCGGCGGTCAGCACGGCCGCGGTCTTCCTGCCGCACGGTGAGCCACCGCACGGCGGTTGGCGGACCGTCGCGTGGGCGCACGGCACCGTCGGCCTCGGCGACGACTGCACACCGTCGGCGTTGCCGCGCAACCCCCGCGACGACGAGTACCTGACCCACTGGCTCGACCAGGGCTACGCGATCGTGGCCACCGATTACACCGGGCTGGGCACCCCCGGTCTGATGAGCTACCTCAACAGCGTGGCCACCGCCCGCGCCGTCGTCGACTCCGTGGTGGCCGCCCACGGCTTCGGGCTGCCCCTGTCGCCGAAGTGGGCCATCGTCGGACAGAGTCAGGGCGGTGCGGCCGCGGTCAGCAGTGCCCGGTGGGCGACGGAGTTCAGCGCGGGCAGCGGCCTGGACTACCGCGGGGTGGTGGCCACCGGCACCCCGGCCAACATCGAGAAGGTCATCGAACGCGCGGCCCCCGACATGGCGCTGCCGCCCGCGCTCGGGCCCGCCGCCAACAGCTACGCCGCCTACATCCTCGCCGCGTTCCGCGAGGCGCGGCCCGACCTCGGCGTCGACAGTGTGCTGAGCCCACAGGGGCTCGACGCAGCCACGCTGGCCGAGACGCTGTGCTACGCAGCGCTCGACGCGGCGCTCGCCGGCCGCACCCCGGCAGAGTTCTTCCGGGCGCCGCTGGCGTCGCTGCCAGGGGCCGCCGAGGCGCTCGACGCGTACATGGGATTGCCGGTCAGCGGGTACGACCGGCCGATCTTCCTCGGTGTTGGCCTGCTCGACCGCGATGTGCCGCCGGACTCCACACTCAGCCTGTATGACCAGCTGAGCGCCAATGGTCAGGACGTGACGTTGCGGGTTTACCCCGACCAGGACCACGGCGGCACGGTGCTGGCGTCGTTGCCCGACTCCACCCCGTTCCTGCGGACGGCGCTTGCCGGGGGCCAAGGCGGCTGA
- the ilvC gene encoding ketol-acid reductoisomerase, which translates to MFYDDDADLSIIQGRKVAVIGYGSQGHAHSLSLRDSGVEVKVGLKEGSKSREKVTEQGLEVDTPAEVTKWADVIMLLAPDTAQAEIFTNDIEPNLEDGNALFFGHGLNIHFGLIKPPANVTIGMVAPKGPGHLVRRQFVDGKGVPCLIAVDQDPKGEGQALALSYAAAIGGARAGVIKTDFKEETETDLFGEQAVLCGGTEELVKTGFEVMVEAGYAPEMAYFEVLHELKLIVDLMYEGGIARMNYSVSDTAEFGGYLSGPRVIDADTKERMRAILKDIQDGTFVKRLVANVEGGNKELEDLRKKNAEHPIEVTGKKLRDLMSWVDRPITETA; encoded by the coding sequence ATGTTCTACGACGATGATGCCGATTTGTCCATCATCCAGGGACGCAAGGTCGCGGTCATCGGCTACGGCAGCCAGGGGCATGCGCACTCGCTGAGCCTGCGCGACTCCGGCGTCGAGGTGAAGGTCGGCCTCAAGGAGGGGTCGAAGTCCCGCGAGAAGGTCACCGAGCAGGGTCTCGAGGTCGACACCCCGGCCGAGGTGACCAAGTGGGCCGACGTGATCATGCTGCTGGCACCCGACACCGCGCAGGCCGAGATCTTCACCAATGACATCGAGCCGAACCTGGAGGACGGCAACGCGCTGTTCTTCGGCCACGGCCTCAACATCCACTTCGGCCTGATCAAGCCCCCGGCCAACGTCACCATCGGCATGGTCGCGCCCAAGGGTCCCGGCCACCTGGTGCGCCGTCAGTTCGTGGACGGAAAGGGCGTGCCCTGTCTGATCGCCGTCGATCAGGACCCCAAGGGTGAAGGCCAGGCGCTGGCCCTGTCGTACGCCGCCGCCATCGGTGGCGCCCGTGCCGGCGTCATCAAGACCGACTTCAAGGAAGAGACCGAGACCGACCTGTTCGGTGAGCAGGCCGTGCTCTGCGGCGGCACCGAGGAACTGGTCAAGACCGGCTTCGAGGTGATGGTCGAGGCGGGTTACGCCCCCGAGATGGCCTACTTCGAGGTGCTGCACGAGCTGAAGCTCATCGTCGACCTGATGTACGAGGGCGGCATCGCGCGGATGAACTACTCGGTCTCCGACACCGCCGAGTTCGGCGGGTACCTGTCCGGCCCACGCGTCATCGACGCCGACACCAAGGAGCGGATGCGCGCCATCCTCAAGGACATCCAGGACGGCACCTTCGTCAAGCGCCTGGTGGCCAACGTCGAGGGCGGCAACAAGGAGCTCGAGGACCTGCGCAAGAAGAACGCCGAGCATCCCATCGAGGTCACCGGCAAGAAGCTGCGTGACCTGATGAGCTGGGTCGACCGGCCGATCACCGAAACGGCGTAG
- the serA gene encoding phosphoglycerate dehydrogenase, whose amino-acid sequence MSLPVVLIADKLAESTVAALGDQVEVRWVDGPDRDKLLAAVPDADALLVRSATTVDAEVLAAAPKLKIVARAGVGLDNVDVDAATERGVLVVNAPTSNIHSAAEHALALLLSAARQIPAADATLRAHTWKRSSFSGTEIYGKTVGVVGLGRIGQLVAARLAAFGTHVVAYDPYVSQARAAQLGIELLALDDLLARADFISVHLPKTKETAGLINKEALAKTKPGVIIVNAARGGLIDEQALADAITSGHVRGAGLDVFSTEPCTDSPLFELPQVVVTPHLGASTAEAQDRAGTDVASSVRLALAGEFVPDAVNVGGGVVGEEVAPWLDLVRKLGLLAGTLATEPTTTLSVRVSGELAAEEVGVLRLSALRGLFSTVTDQQVTFVNAPGLAAERGVQSELTTASESPNHRSLVDVRAVGSDGSVTNVAGTLSGPQQVEKIVQINGRNFDLRAEGVNLIVNYVDQPGALGKIGTLLGGAEVNIHAAQLSEDAEGPGATILLRLDRDVPSDVRTAIAEAVDAKTLEVVDLS is encoded by the coding sequence GTGAGTCTCCCTGTTGTTCTGATAGCCGACAAGCTCGCGGAGAGCACCGTCGCCGCCCTCGGTGACCAGGTCGAAGTCCGCTGGGTCGACGGCCCCGACCGCGACAAACTGCTCGCCGCCGTTCCCGACGCCGACGCCCTGCTGGTCCGCTCGGCCACCACCGTCGATGCCGAAGTCCTCGCCGCCGCGCCCAAGCTCAAGATCGTCGCCCGCGCGGGCGTCGGTCTGGACAACGTCGACGTCGACGCCGCCACCGAGCGCGGCGTGCTGGTCGTCAACGCGCCGACGTCGAATATCCACAGCGCCGCCGAACACGCGCTCGCGCTGCTGCTGTCCGCCGCCCGGCAGATCCCCGCCGCCGACGCGACGCTGCGTGCGCACACCTGGAAGCGCTCGTCGTTCTCCGGTACCGAGATCTACGGCAAGACCGTCGGCGTCGTCGGGCTGGGCCGGATCGGTCAGTTGGTGGCCGCCCGGTTGGCGGCGTTCGGCACCCACGTGGTGGCCTACGACCCGTACGTGTCCCAGGCGCGCGCGGCGCAACTCGGCATCGAACTGCTCGCCCTCGACGATCTGCTGGCCCGCGCCGACTTCATCTCGGTGCACCTGCCCAAGACGAAAGAAACCGCCGGCCTGATCAACAAAGAGGCGCTGGCCAAGACCAAACCGGGCGTGATCATCGTCAACGCCGCGCGCGGCGGGCTGATCGACGAGCAGGCTCTGGCCGACGCGATCACCAGCGGTCACGTGCGCGGTGCGGGCCTCGACGTGTTCAGCACCGAACCGTGCACCGACAGCCCGCTGTTCGAGCTGCCGCAGGTGGTCGTCACGCCGCATCTGGGCGCCTCGACCGCCGAGGCGCAGGACCGTGCGGGCACCGACGTGGCGTCGAGCGTCCGGCTGGCGCTGGCCGGTGAATTCGTGCCCGATGCGGTCAACGTCGGCGGCGGTGTCGTCGGCGAGGAGGTCGCGCCGTGGCTCGACCTGGTCCGCAAACTCGGCCTGCTGGCGGGAACCCTGGCCACCGAGCCGACGACCACGCTGTCGGTGCGCGTGTCCGGCGAGCTGGCCGCCGAAGAGGTTGGGGTGCTTCGGCTTTCGGCTCTGCGTGGGCTGTTCTCGACGGTGACCGACCAGCAGGTCACGTTCGTCAACGCACCGGGCCTGGCCGCCGAACGCGGTGTGCAGTCCGAACTGACGACCGCCTCGGAGAGCCCGAACCACCGCAGCCTCGTCGATGTGCGGGCGGTGGGCTCCGACGGGTCGGTGACCAACGTGGCCGGCACGCTGTCGGGTCCGCAGCAGGTGGAGAAGATCGTCCAGATCAACGGGCGCAACTTCGATCTGCGCGCCGAGGGCGTCAACCTGATCGTGAACTACGTCGACCAGCCGGGGGCTCTCGGCAAGATCGGCACGCTGCTCGGGGGCGCCGAGGTCAACATCCACGCAGCCCAGCTCAGCGAGGACGCGGAGGGGCCGGGTGCGACGATCCTGCTGCGCCTCGACCGCGACGTGCCCTCCGATGTGCGGACCGCGATCGCCGAGGCCGTCGACGCCAAGACACTGGAAGTGGTGGACCTGTCGTGA
- the gltX gene encoding glutamate--tRNA ligase: MTVRVRFCPSPTGTPHVGLIRTALFNWAYARHTGGTLVFRIEDTDSARDSEESYQAILDALNWLGLDYDEGPDIGGPYAPYRQSQRRDVYRDVIARLVAAGEAYEAYSTAEEVEARHLAAGRNPKLGYDNFDRDLTDEQRAAYRAEGRNPVIRLRMPDRDITWRDLVRGETTFGAGTIPDFALTRGNGEPLYTLVNPVDDALMKITHVLRGEDILPSTPRQIALYEALIRLGLAEQVPQFAHLPSVLGEGNKKLSKRDPQSNLFLHRDRGFIREGLLNYLALLGWGIADDHDLFSLDEMVAAFDVADVNSNPARFDQKKADALNAEHIRLLTEDDFTARLKAYFAAHGHDVGLDDSQFAEAARLVQTRIVVLGDAWGLLKFLDDGSFALDEKAAAKELKADAVKVLDAALAGLEAVGQWTTAAIEDALKKALLDDLELKPRKAFGPVRVAATGASVSPPLFESLELLGRDRSLARLRAAREHAAASA; this comes from the coding sequence ATGACGGTCCGTGTCCGATTCTGCCCGTCCCCGACGGGGACCCCGCATGTCGGCCTGATCCGCACTGCGCTGTTCAACTGGGCGTACGCGCGGCACACCGGCGGGACGTTGGTGTTCCGCATCGAGGACACCGACTCGGCGCGCGACAGCGAGGAGAGCTACCAGGCGATCCTCGACGCGCTGAACTGGCTCGGACTCGACTACGACGAGGGACCCGACATCGGTGGACCCTACGCGCCGTACCGCCAGTCGCAGCGCCGCGACGTCTACCGCGACGTGATCGCTCGCCTCGTCGCCGCGGGGGAGGCCTACGAGGCGTATTCCACCGCCGAGGAGGTCGAGGCGCGCCACCTCGCCGCAGGCCGGAATCCCAAGCTGGGGTACGACAACTTCGACCGCGACCTCACCGACGAGCAGCGCGCCGCCTACCGCGCCGAGGGGCGTAACCCGGTGATCCGGCTGCGCATGCCCGATCGAGACATCACCTGGCGCGATCTGGTGCGCGGCGAGACCACGTTCGGTGCGGGGACGATTCCCGACTTCGCGCTCACCCGCGGCAACGGGGAACCGCTCTACACACTGGTGAACCCGGTCGACGATGCGCTCATGAAGATCACCCACGTCCTGCGCGGCGAGGACATCCTGCCGTCGACGCCACGCCAGATCGCGCTGTACGAGGCGCTGATCCGGCTCGGTCTGGCCGAGCAGGTTCCGCAGTTCGCCCATCTGCCAAGCGTTCTGGGTGAGGGCAACAAGAAGCTGTCCAAACGTGACCCGCAGTCGAACCTATTCCTGCACCGCGACCGCGGGTTCATCCGCGAGGGGCTGCTCAACTATCTGGCGCTGCTCGGCTGGGGTATCGCCGACGACCACGACCTGTTCAGCCTCGACGAGATGGTGGCCGCGTTCGACGTGGCCGATGTGAACTCCAACCCCGCCCGGTTCGACCAGAAGAAAGCCGATGCGCTCAACGCCGAGCACATCCGGTTGTTGACCGAGGACGACTTCACCGCCCGCCTGAAGGCGTATTTCGCCGCGCACGGCCACGACGTCGGCCTCGACGACTCCCAGTTCGCCGAGGCGGCCCGGTTGGTGCAGACCCGCATCGTCGTCCTGGGCGACGCGTGGGGGCTGCTGAAGTTCCTCGACGACGGCTCGTTCGCCCTCGACGAGAAGGCAGCCGCCAAAGAGCTCAAAGCCGACGCGGTAAAGGTGCTCGACGCCGCGCTCGCCGGACTCGAGGCCGTGGGGCAGTGGACGACGGCCGCGATCGAGGACGCGCTGAAGAAGGCCCTGCTGGACGATCTCGAGCTCAAACCCCGCAAGGCGTTCGGGCCGGTCCGCGTCGCCGCTACCGGCGCATCGGTCAGCCCGCCACTGTTCGAGTCGCTGGAGTTGCTCGGACGCGACCGCAGCCTGGCCCGGCTGCGGGCCGCCCGCGAGCATGCGGCCGCCTCGGCCTAG
- the ilvN gene encoding acetolactate synthase small subunit encodes MAGNVRTHTLSVLVEDKPGVLARVAALFSRRGFNIQSLAVGATEQKDMSRMTIVVSADEAPLEQITKQLNKLINVIKIVEQDEGNAVARELALIKVRADATTRGQVIEAVNLFRAKVVDVSTESLTVEATGTQEKLEALLRVLEPYGIRELVQSGVVSLSRGPRGIGAVK; translated from the coding sequence ATGGCCGGAAACGTCCGCACCCACACGCTGTCGGTGCTCGTCGAGGACAAACCCGGCGTCCTCGCCCGAGTCGCGGCACTGTTCTCTCGGCGCGGCTTCAACATCCAGTCCCTGGCCGTCGGTGCGACGGAGCAGAAGGACATGTCCCGGATGACGATCGTCGTCAGCGCCGACGAGGCGCCGCTCGAGCAGATCACCAAACAGCTCAACAAGCTGATCAACGTGATCAAGATCGTCGAACAGGACGAGGGCAACGCGGTGGCCCGCGAACTCGCGCTCATCAAGGTGCGCGCGGACGCCACCACCCGCGGTCAGGTCATCGAAGCGGTGAACCTGTTCCGCGCCAAGGTGGTCGACGTGTCGACCGAATCGCTGACCGTCGAGGCCACCGGCACGCAGGAGAAGCTCGAAGCGCTGCTGCGGGTGCTCGAGCCGTACGGCATCCGGGAGCTCGTGCAGTCCGGTGTGGTGTCGTTGTCGCGCGGTCCGCGCGGCATCGGCGCCGTGAAATAG
- a CDS encoding phytoene desaturase family protein produces MDVTVVGSGPNGLSAAVICARAGLSVQVLEAQPTPGGGARSAADPEFPNVLHDVCSAVHPLGVASPFFAEFDLAARGVELISPEVSYANPLPGRPAAVAYRSLDRTCAELDDGGSWRRLFGPLVEHADGVLGFFLGDKRSLPPDLPTTVRTGLRVLAQGSRVWGSLCGEDARALFTGVGAHAIKTMPSPVNSGAGLMLGTIAHTAGWPVPVGGTQRIADALIADLEAHGGELVVGAPVTAPPAGVAIYDTAPTALLPIYGDAVPARYARALRRYRYGPGVCKVDFVLSGEIPWRDARLRDAVTVHMGGSRAQMALAEREVAAGRHADWPMTLASLPHLADPSRIDAQGRRPLWTYAHVPSGSQADLTETVTAIFERVAPGFRDLVVAARCVPAAQMSSHNANYVGGDITVGGATLFAAMVGPTWRLDPWTTPIPKTYVCSSATPPGAGVHGMAGYYAARTMLRREFGITELPSLAP; encoded by the coding sequence GTGGACGTCACTGTCGTCGGCAGCGGGCCCAACGGCCTGTCCGCCGCGGTCATCTGTGCACGTGCGGGGTTGTCCGTCCAGGTGCTCGAGGCCCAACCCACCCCCGGTGGCGGTGCGCGAAGCGCCGCGGACCCGGAGTTCCCGAATGTGCTGCACGACGTGTGCTCGGCGGTACACCCGCTCGGAGTGGCGTCCCCGTTCTTCGCGGAATTCGATCTGGCGGCGCGCGGTGTGGAGCTGATCTCGCCGGAGGTGTCGTACGCCAACCCGCTACCGGGCCGGCCTGCGGCTGTCGCGTACCGGTCGCTGGACCGCACGTGCGCCGAGCTCGACGACGGCGGATCCTGGCGCCGGCTGTTCGGGCCCCTCGTCGAACACGCGGACGGAGTGCTCGGCTTCTTCCTCGGCGACAAGCGCTCGCTGCCGCCGGATCTGCCGACGACGGTGCGCACCGGGTTACGGGTGCTGGCCCAGGGCAGCAGGGTGTGGGGGTCGCTGTGCGGAGAGGACGCCAGGGCGCTGTTCACCGGCGTCGGCGCGCACGCCATCAAGACCATGCCGTCCCCGGTGAACAGCGGTGCGGGGCTGATGCTCGGCACCATCGCGCACACCGCGGGCTGGCCGGTCCCCGTGGGGGGTACGCAGCGGATCGCCGACGCGCTGATCGCCGACCTCGAGGCGCACGGCGGCGAACTGGTGGTCGGTGCACCGGTCACCGCGCCCCCGGCCGGGGTGGCAATCTACGACACCGCGCCCACCGCACTGCTCCCGATCTACGGCGACGCGGTGCCGGCCCGGTACGCGCGAGCGCTGCGTCGCTACCGCTACGGCCCCGGTGTCTGCAAGGTCGACTTCGTGCTGTCAGGTGAAATCCCCTGGCGCGACGCGCGACTCCGCGACGCCGTCACCGTGCACATGGGCGGGAGCCGGGCGCAGATGGCGCTCGCCGAACGGGAAGTCGCCGCCGGCAGGCACGCCGACTGGCCGATGACCCTGGCATCGCTGCCGCACCTGGCGGATCCGTCGCGCATCGACGCGCAGGGCCGTCGCCCCCTGTGGACCTACGCGCATGTGCCGTCGGGGTCGCAGGCCGACCTCACCGAGACGGTGACCGCCATATTCGAGCGCGTCGCACCCGGGTTCCGTGATCTGGTGGTGGCCGCGCGGTGCGTTCCCGCGGCGCAGATGTCGTCGCACAACGCGAATTACGTCGGCGGCGACATCACCGTCGGCGGGGCAACCCTCTTCGCGGCGATGGTGGGGCCCACCTGGCGCCTCGACCCCTGGACGACGCCGATCCCCAAGACATACGTGTGCTCGTCGGCGACCCCGCCCGGCGCCGGCGTGCACGGGATGGCCGGCTACTACGCGGCACGGACGATGCTGCGCCGCGAATTCGGCATCACCGAGCTGCCTTCGCTCGCCCCATGA